In Thunnus thynnus chromosome 17, fThuThy2.1, whole genome shotgun sequence, the genomic window ATGTCAAATGTAGTTGACAAATGGTGGGAAAGTGTATTCACTTGGATACTGCACTGCACTATGTCGTCATACTGTTTTGAACTGTGgtttatgctgtttttattgcctCCTTCTCTTCTAGGCCACGACAGATATTACAACAAGTACATTAACGTGAAGAAGGGAGGCATCGGTGGTGTAGCCATGCTGCTGGCTGGCTACGTGGCCCTCAGCTACCTGTGGGAATACGACCACATCAGTAAGAAATCCCTACTTTGTTTACCCTTTGttataaatgtcagttttgagCCCTGAATATACTTAACTCAGCcactatttttcattttgttactTATTATATTCTAAGAGTAAGCCCCTTTTGCACTTCAGTGTCTCAAATTAGCTACATAGATCACAGATGAGGAAAGAAAAATTAccttttaaataacattttaacatcCTTCGCTTCGTCTTCTCTTCTAGAACATGATCGCTGGAGGAAGTACCACTGAGCTCCCTCAGCAGCCATCAGACCTTCAGGGTTGAAGCTTCCCCTGCTGTTTCTATTCTCAGCTTTGTGTAGATATGTGACTGTTGTGACCAATAAACAATACAAAGACTTACTGTTGGATGTCATGTTTTGGGTGTGTGACAAATATGGGATGAGTTAGTGATATAAAGCTGCATCAATCGTTACAATTAACTATTAGGAGTGCAGATACTTTATAAACAGTGGCCACCTCAATAGTGTAGTAAGGTGGGAATGAAAGTATAACAGGTACATCtgtaacaaacatttatttgtacACACTGTACAGATTGTGAGAATATGTTCAGACTGTATCCACTGTCAGcaaaataatgaaagtaatcctCTGAGATACAACTTGAGCTGAGCTGCTTCACCCTCCACGTTTCCTTTAAGTTAAAATATGTGTATTCAGATTTCAGAACGCAgggcctccacacacacacaactggaGAATAATGAACTATTTCCAGGATTTCAAATGTTTGCAAAAAACCACAAATATGTAGTTGAGGGTGACAAGTCTTGTTTGACTAATGCAATAGTCTAAATTTTAGAGGTTTTCAGATAATGCAAGGTGTACAGAACCCCATTCAGAGTCTGATTAACTACAACAGTTTAAAGTACAAACGGCCATTTACATTCCTACTGGCACTTATCACATTTCTGTGGTTTATTTCACTTACACTGTCAGAGATTTACTCAGATTAGCAGAACAGGAACAGTAGTTAGGTATCACAGATGCAGTCACATGACCTGAGGAAACAGGAATATGCTgtaaaaaaagcagcaacatgTTTAAGCTCTGCACCTGTTTCACTGGGTGCCTGTTTTTTCAGAGTCGGTGTTccatacagtacaaacataGAAAACTTTAGACTAACCCGCAAGTCAGGTCATTCAACCACAGCCACACAGATGGTGAcctcagtgtcttttttttttgcttgttgtcattttcatgtatccatgttttttttctttaagaggCAAAATACCGAAAAAGTAGCTATGTTTATCTTCCCTCCTGCCTGTGTCTGTATGAAACGACACACACAAGAGCGGCAGTTAAAGTCTTTAAGTTGAACTTGAGTCTTTGGAGCAGAGGGGCTTCATCTCTTCAGCTactcttcctctcatctcctctgctCACATCAGGGAGGCGAGCTACAGCACTGCGGTGTTAGGACCTTGAGACTGAAGGTTACTGTCCACTCAGGAAGGCGAGGTGGCCTTTAGTGCATTTGTTGGCGTAGTGGCCCTTCTCTCCACACTACAGACACAGgggagaccaaaaaaaaaatgaagagattAATGGCTTTTTATTAAAAGCAAAGGAAAGCTGGAAATAGTGCAGaaaagacagagtgtgtgtatgtaaagtacaaatacacacCACTGAACAAAGAAAAGGTAACAGATGCCAGTCTCGTTATTTACAACCAAAGCGAGAGTCTGGTGTGTACAACAGATTTTGAGCAGACAAACGTGCAGATGAATCACCTTGTAACAGGTGACCTGGTCCAGTGGCCGAGGCCCTCTGTTGGACGTCATGTTATTTTGCTGAGCACCGGCGTTCATGACGTGGTTCTGCGGCCGCTGGCCTGGACTGGAGTTGGTCAACTGGATTAGAGAGAGCGAGGAGCGGCCGATGGTAGGCACAGGCTGCAGGAGGAACCCAGCAAAGAGAAACGGTTTGTTCTGCTGTTCAGCAACAAATTAGCATGTAGACGTGCATCTAGTatagtctaaaaaaaaaagagtctcaCAGTCCCATCCTAGTAGCTCTTACCTTTGTCTGGTTCTGGGTTTGTTGTGGTAGAGGAGGCTGTTCAGAAGCTCCCATCGGCAACTCAAAACGGGGACTGTGGAAGAAGATCTCACTGTTAAATCTGTGTAACTGTAGGGTGATGTCaccaattatttttatttctattgctGCCTCTGTCTTTTGTCTAAAGATAATTATACTACTGTAGATGACATTTCATCCGATGaataacacacagagagaacTATCCCTAATCACAAAACTTAATGCTGAAACAAGTCATAAGTGGCAGCAAAACTGTCtctgttttgactgttttactTGCACATTTCTATTATGTGGgaatcaaataaaaaaggtaACATACTGCATAAATTTACAGGATTTTCCCTCTGGACAGAAGCCCACCAGGTAATTCACACAGATCACCctccttgtgtgtctgtgtctgcagtCAGGACCTGAGACAGGAAGTCAGGGACAGAAATATAAGAATAATGCAGATGGACAATGAAAAATTGAGGTTTTTTTGCTGCTGATGCAGAAATTCGAACCAGCAGGAGTATATTTTCTGCACATTTAGGAGGTGTTAATATCATTACTGCTGGAGAGTTTATGTCCACTACTGAGCACCTACCGTGTTTGCAGAAGCCTCGGTCGTACCAGGGGCAGTCTTTGATCTTGGACTCGGGATCAATGTGCAGGAACGGACATTCCTTGTTGCTACACTCACCTGCGAGGgtcaacacacaaataaaatcagccaGATGCTGATCaacaaatacagccactgagcTCATCTGTGTGATTTTGTGCAAAGTAAAGTCAACCAACCAAATTTGGAGTAAAAGTAGCATTCAGGCATCTTGGTCATGTCGTACTCGTGGAGAAACTCGCACTGGTCTCCTTTCTTACACAGTCCTCTGAGCCAGTGCTTACACACCACCGTCTTCTCTCCACTGATGTGACGGAACGGACACATCCCGCCTGTGAGTGGAAACAAagatacaacacaacacaacagaatTAAGTATTTTCCATTTTCCCATGCTTATGCCTGAAAAGTTTGACCTACCGGCATCTTGAACATGCATCCATTAAGATGAAAGATACACAAATAGGGAATTACAAGCTTGTGTGGTCCAGAAATCATCACATGTTGGTATCTTCTTCTGTGTATCAGGTTAGGTTTTGTGCTACAACTAGGACTTGGTGCTGGATTTATTACCAGTAAAGGTatcaatgtaaataaaaaagaaatatgtgttACGTTGCTATCAGTGGAAGTATTTATGTGCATCACAATCTGAAAAATTCGCTAACTACTTATAGGGCAACTCTAGTTTTACACATAAGGTCACTTTACTCTTATTTAAGAGTTTAGGAGAAAATAACCTGGATGAAATCACTAGTGTTATCTCAGCTTGAGCTTGacactttatttaaatttaaaacagaaaGCCTGCGTTACCAACTAACAACACAGAGTTTGAGACATTAGCCGGGGGTCGATCTTCATGTCTTTTGAAAGGTAATTTGTTCATTTCCACTTATCAGAACTCAGTGCTCTCCTGCAGCCACACTGAGGCTGTATGTGATGGTACTCAGTTCTAATTTAAAGCAGTCACTTCATGCTGCTCCTTTTGTAATAGAACTTTGACACTGATATATTACAGTCTGAGATATTGGGAATTTCTGACAGCAACTATATCTACCACTTGATGAAAAGAAGTGCTGAAGTGTgaacaaaacaatggaaaaatggcAGCAAAGGTGCTGCCAATGGCAATGGTAGATACTTGTATCTAATTAGAATTCAATATTAACGCTACACTATATTAACTCACACATTTGATTCAGATCATTAAACAGTTTGTATCTGGTTTCACTTCTTACTGAACTGCTCTAAATATGTAACTCCACAAAAATAGCTGAATTAGACTTTTTAACTGATGTGACTTCATGGATAGCAGTATCTAAAATAATGTATCAACACTTCCAAGTCAGAGAAACTGGAGGTTTTCCTGTTCTTCCCATTCTACCGGCATTGCTCAATATGCATACGCAGTATAACGAAAAGATGTTATTAGTTGCATTATGACAAATGTAAGATCCAGGGAGGTTTGGAAGATCCTTTACTGCTTGACAATTATTTTTCCACCTATCTCTTGTGAGACCTCCACCTTCATGGAAGTTAAAAcctgtgtaaaggaaaatctttttcaacacattatacatgttaaaaaataattgctgaaaacatgtgaaaaggcTGAACTATGTAGTACTGGATCATGGAGTTTGAgcattaaactgtttttcaccatttctgtgttcaggataTTTTGAGTGGGTCCCCGGCCAGAGGGAGAGCATTTACAGAGCAGCGCTTCACCAAAAAGCACTGCTTAAGAGGAAATGTTTCCAAGGGTGACGGCCACAATGAAGCTGcttttcagcagagaagtgagtaACGTTAAGTTAACCAAAGTCCATTGAAAAAAAACGACAATTTACCATACAGATGATTGGTGATGGTTTActtgttaactagtcatttaagttacatttttagtGAAACGaatccacatttacctacaaaatatgtgctgcattaaacagtggctcctaatattacttaattttaaaatatcatccatgttgcttgtcttacacctacaaacaagacctattttaaattgtgtatttttatatgggAGTTTGGTACAAGCATTGAtaactcagaggctgttcagttggcCAGTACTTTCAGAGGACACGCCCCCAGTGTATCACAGCAGAGAATATTGCAGATTTTAACAGGATTTTGAAActtaattttatatacttggatgattttttaatcattaaaatttGGCTGAGtggttaataacacatttttctgtgttttgacaaactcagaacacatatttattattgctttacacggactttaaatattaaattgttggaatatccctttaaaaaaaagtcagttctGATTCTACAGAATTAAAAATGGCAGTCAAGTGTATGTATGTAGTTATGTGCTTCATGTGTGACAGTAGTGTAAATGCCCCTAAATAGTTAGTCTGAGTGCAGAGCAGCTGAAATgttgtcatgttgtgtttttacctTTTATACACGCTGCTCTCATGAAGAactcacacacagcagagccGGACTCTGTGGGGACATAAAGGGGTTTGGATCACACAAACACGAACAGAGACACCAACATCCAGATGCTAATGTCCACCTGTAACTctgatcacagtttcccagcTACAGCGGCTAAGCACCAGCTAGCATCCGAGCACTTACTGTCCATGCCGGGGAAAGGCAGCGGCTGCGCCCCCAGCTGCTGCTCCACAGCGATCTCCAGGTCAAACTTGATATGATCCACGTTGGCCAGTAGATCCTGCATGTCTGCTTTTGGTTTGTCGTGCTCCCGTCAAGAGAAATGTCAGCTTCGGTTAGTTAGCTTGGAGTTGAGCCTGTTAGTAACTTCCTTCAGCAGCTAACGCAGCTAGCCGGGCTAACCGACGAGCTGAAGACAATCAGCGAGCTTCCCGATGTAGAAAACACAAGGAGCTGCTGCGTTTTGTAGCTTTCCCGGAGCTGTTTTATTAAGTTTGGTGTAtaagttgtttgtttgtcacGGAGCTGCTTATAATAGTGGATGTGAGGATGAGAGGCGCGCAGATTGACCTCTGACCTGACGGAACAAGGCACGCAGagcccttcttcttcttcttcctcttttgtctAATGGCTGTTGGCAAACAGCTTTTaggcgcattaccgccaccttctggtTTGTAGTGTAGATAACAACGGTTACTACACTATTACATTAAATTCTCCTATTAATTCCTGTGTTTCCCACAAATCTGAACATAACCCTGTACCCTACGTCACCTGAACTCCTCTGCAACATTTCTCTAATACCACGTGTCATGTGATTCCTTTGGAGTGCAATTGTAAGCGTCTGTCGCTATTGTTGACATCTagaacagtataaaaatacatgcTCAGACTAAAAAGATCCCAGAGTAGTTATGTACATTTGTGGCACATTACTGCCTCTCACAGTTCAGTGCTAGATTGCAGTCTGACCATTTTCACCTTCTGGATTTACCTAACAAGCaatgtgttttacataaaaacaaacaaacaaacaaaaaaaacacagcaaaaaatgtgcttgtacaaaaacatacatacatacatacatacatacatacatacatacatacatacatacatacatacatacatacatactgtacatacatacatacatacatacatacatacatacatacatacatacatacatacatacatacatacatactgtacatacatacatacatacatacatacatacatacatacatacatacatacatacatacatacatacatacatacatacatacatacatacatacatacatacatacatacatacatacatacatactgtacatatatgcTGAGTTCATTTAAGAAAATGCTTGACTGAATAGCAAGGTGTTtagtttgcttttaaaagaaCTCTAAGTTCAGCAGGAAAACGCTTCCATTTTTTAAGTGCATACATGCTGAATGCCATCTCAGCAGACTTAGAAAATGCTGTAGGCACATGTAGGAGATTTATTAGCATGTCTGACATGTATTGTGGAGCCAGACCATTAAGTGCTTTGTACACCAAGAGGAGAATTTTGAATTGTACTCTGCAGACAACAGGTAGCCAATGACAGTTTTGGAGGACACGAGTTATgtggtctgatctttttgtCCTAGTTAGAATTAATCAGTCCAGCCTGCTCATGACAAGTTTCTCTAAGGTCTCTTCAATGCCCTTTCCACAGTCTCATTTCTCTCCACCTCTGAGTCTTGTCCAACAGAATTAACAGCTTTACAATTAGATCAGACACCTAGTTTGTTTTCCATAAATGGCGTCAGAATCTGAGCATATGACtgttttctgtggtttcacCTCCTCAATTCACTGTAATGCACAGATTATTGCTATTAATTCCATTCTAAAGACTGAACACCCTCAGTCTATCCTTCATAATTTGAAGGTCCAGATATAAGAGACAAAGCCAGATTTCCTTATCAGGCCTTTTCACCACCTGTATAAATCTGAAGGTAATTTTCCCAGttgtgttttagtttttctttcacCATTTCCAGATAGGCTTTACTGTCCTGTGGGTAATCCTGTACGATGGTGAACCTTGAGCAGTGTTTAGTagtcaaagttacaaaaaacaaacaggattaAGACAATGTTGGAACAGTGTGGTCTCTGTCTTCCGCTGGACCCTGGACTGAGTCTCTCCACCTGTTTGTTTCAAACCAGCAACAGTCCCAGACCAGCGCAGGACGATGGTTATTTACAGTTGTTTGTTTATCTTTCTCTTAGTTGTTGATTCACAAAACTTActaaagttttattcatttatttaatcagaAATGTAACTTTTAACAACTAtcaatataataatgtaataaacataaacaaataaacatatagttaacaaatattttatttatcatattaatttactgtatatataaccagtgtaattaataaatgaatatttttcattaacctattgttttattgtcaaattgccctgaacacacacacacacactatatatacaGCAATTTGACCAGGATTAGTTTATATTCAATTAAATATATTGAATAAATGTATGTAATATTGTAATCTCTatgaataaagttaaataaacatAAGCAGTCTGCTGTCacagtatattttatttggGTTAACTTTTACTGGCTCCTATTTAAATCTCATCCTCACTTATCATGCAAGCGTCTCTCAGAACTAAATGCTTTGTGTAAATTCAGGGTTAAGCGCATTAAGACAGTCAGCCGAttctgtttaaacaggaaaGACTAAAAATAGAAGCTTTATATTATCTAGAGACATGAACAGAAGGCGATGTACTTTGAGATGTACTTTATATGTAGTGAGAACTTTGGGTGCTGTGTGTTCCTGaagatattttcatttcatcGTGAAGCAGAGTATTTAACTATCAACTCGTTCAATGTTTAATCTCATGCTGAATTTCTTCATAACAGTCTGTTAATATTTCTATCAAGAAAGGAACATCCCATTTGCAGAGATCTGCAGTCAAACTAAAAGATCACAAACATAAGACTTCGATTCATTCGTTATAGTTAACAATGGTAGTTTTATTATGTATCAAACTGTATATGTGCATACAGTGTGTAACACAGGACGCTCATTTATGAAACTAATAGTCACTTTGTGCTTCAATCTGCAGTGCTGCCTGTAAGGAAACGTTGAACTTGGAAACTCACTACAAAAGGAAGTGGAGATTGCTTTCAAGATTAAAgcttaaatgtaaatgtaacatcTTATGTTGacagttgagaaaaaaaacatgaaacagcgAAGGTATTATAGCAATACTGAACAACTAGAGGACAATGACGTCTGCTCATCCACACACAAATCTTTTCATTGAGACAAGTCTGTTCCGAGCTGTAATGTTGTCTATCCATGACTGCTGTGAAGTCACAAGGAAGCGTCTTGATATGAGCTTTGACAGATTTCATAGGTGTACACTtacaacaaatatacacacgGAACAACACACCACCAAAATTGGTATAATAATGTTTGCAATAATCAGTAGTCCAGCAGCCATCAGTGTCAGAAGCTCCACCCTTTACAGCTCAGGTAGGCCAGGCATGGGGAAACGACCAGCGAAAGCCTCCACCTCTGTCCTGATCTCAGATACCCGCTGCTGGAACTTCTCTCCCTGGGAAAGAGCCTGAATGAACTCCCTCAGAGGGGCCTTGGGATCCAGACTTCTCTGCACCTCCAAGGTCAGCTCAATGCCTGTAGGATAAAGAAGAGCAGTGAGGGCTTTCAGATTGAAAAGTTTCtgaggattttattttttcatcattttggtTTGGTGGATGGGTTTAAATATGATGATGTCCAAGCTTCAGTTGCCGAtactatggagaagaagccagtcagaggcgggaatcaaaacaaaacactgcaccATAGTGGTTGAAttaattcaaaattaaaatcagAATCTCAAAATGAACTTCATAAAACTGCTAAATGTGTTACCAAGTTTCAACAAAGTGTCATTTTACAAATGTGCTTCTTGGGAgttgtttctgacatttttaagttaaaaaaaaaaaaaaaaaaaaaaaaaaaaaaaaaagctggttagcttagcttagcataaagattgcctggttctgtccaaaagTACCCAAATCTGCCtcccagcacctctaaagctcattaattaccatgttttatctggtttgtttaatccatacaaaaatgaagtataaaaatgacaatttgtggttttacaggggttAAGTTTGGTGTGCTGCATAGACAGGGGAGTGTTTGATACTCAAAAGACATATTGGGTGCAGTATCACTTAAAGCACAGATAGCTGAATACCTTATCACCCCTTCATTGGTCTGGTCACCACAGTTCAAACACTTTTCTCAGAGAATATCTCAGagattctactttttttttttttttacctctgtgAATGAACTCAGCCACCTTCTTGAAGTCATCTTCCACCAAACCTCTAGAGGTCAGAGCTGGAGAGCCAAACCTCAGACCACTGGGGCGCAAAGCGCTCTTATCCCCTAAACAAAGAGATGTATGTGAAAAGTTTAGAATGGCGCTCTGAAGGATCATTAACAATGGCAACATTCACAAAGGCAAGGGtagaaatcacacacacacactctacaaTGCAAACAAAGCTGCATGTATCATTGCATATTAGTGCTACAACACACTACCTGGACAGGTGTTCTTATTACAAGCAATAGCACAGGCTTCCAGAACCTTCTCAGCccgtcctccatcacttcctttgtTGCGCAGGTCCAGCAGGATCAGATGGTTGTCAGAGCCGcctacacacagagacacagagcattAAAAGACATAACACAGACC contains:
- the atp5mf gene encoding ATP synthase subunit f, mitochondrial; its protein translation is MADRPVPVAEKRLMDVKLGELGSWLGGRDFTPNGIISAVRRGHDRYYNKYINVKKGGIGGVAMLLAGYVALSYLWEYDHIKHDRWRKYH
- the cpsf4 gene encoding cleavage and polyadenylation specificity factor subunit 4; its protein translation is MQDLLANVDHIKFDLEIAVEQQLGAQPLPFPGMDKSGSAVCEFFMRAACIKGGMCPFRHISGEKTVVCKHWLRGLCKKGDQCEFLHEYDMTKMPECYFYSKFGECSNKECPFLHIDPESKIKDCPWYDRGFCKHGPDCRHRHTRRVICVNYLVGFCPEGKSCKFMHPRFELPMGASEQPPLPQQTQNQTKPVPTIGRSSLSLIQLTNSSPGQRPQNHVMNAGAQQNNMTSNRGPRPLDQVTCYKCGEKGHYANKCTKGHLAFLSGQ